The Chamaesiphon minutus PCC 6605 DNA window TCTGACCGCGATTTGTCTCTAGGTATCGCACTCGTCTCCGCGTGTAGTGAATGTTAGTAACTTCTACCCCTTCGAGAAAGTTCGCGCCGACAGCTTGTGCGGCAACATACAGCGATCGCATCAACGCGCGATTATCGACTTGTCCGTCGGCTGGATAGTAATAGCCACCGACGACTGACTCGCCTAAACCCGATTGGTAGCGATGGATCGATCGAGTATCCAACCATTTAGCAGCCAGTGGCTCGGCTGTCGATGTCGGTGCCTCGTGAATGTAAGATGGTGCTAAAATTCCACACGGCCAATAGCCGCTATCTACTCCCGAAATTGATTCGATTTTGCCAATCCACTCTGGGTATAAATCACGGCTAGCCAGACATAAATCTAACATGGCTCCTGGTTCGATTCGTTCTGCCTGGGGAGCCAACATGCCTGCTGCGGCATGTGCGGCGGCAGATTTGAAGTCTTTACACAAAATTGTAACTTTCGCGCCGAGTAGGCGCAATTCTATCGCAGTGGCCAAACCGATCGCGCCACCACCAATGACGATTATTTCACTACCAGGCTGCATCGATCGATTCTCCACCGCAGTTACATTTTTGAAGCTAGCTTCAATGCGATCGAGTTTAACTTAAATATTGATAGTAGCGATCGAAAAGATCGAGTGGGAGGGTGAGGATTTACGGATGAAATCGAGCTGTAGGCGTTGGCTTAGCCTCTCGGTTTTGCCAGAGGCAAGGCTACACCAACGCGGAGCGTTCCGCAGGAAAGGAGATCCGAAGCCAGACGTGTCGCCAGACGGGTCCCTCGATTTCCAGCGTTTCACCCATCACGGAGTAGAGAGTTGGGAGCATCTTCAGCTCTCAGCAACGCCAAAGGCGAAGCGAGATCGCGCCGCTCTCACTTCGCCTGTTTGCTCGATTGTCGCGGCAAGCCTCAACTTAAGCGACATTCATCAGCACGTTCGCGCTCTCTGGATTGGGTGCGAGCGTCACAGATGGTAGATCCAACTGTTCGGATTGCAGTAATGCTGTTGCTAAGTTTTGGGAGAACCCAATAATGCGCTGACAACTTTCGGCGTGCCAAACGCGGAAGTTACCATCGATATTACCTGCAACTAACGGCCCCATTAAGTAACAGTTTTTGCTAGCTTCAAAGTTTTTATCAATTATAAAACCACGGTTGGATTCATTGGGGATGCAGATCTGTCGCCGAATCAGATTTTGAATTAATGGCGAAGATGAAGTAGTCACGTCTTGGAATCCGCCGCAATTAATTACTACACCAATGGGAGTATCGAGCACTTTTTGTTGGCGATCTTCGGGATCGAAATATTCGCAGTTACAACCGCCAGTGGTTAATGGCAAATACCGAACAAACTTACCTTTGCATAATTCTAACTTGCGCTCGGCGATCGCCCTCTCGACGACATCTAAGTATTCGCCACCAGCACGCCGTTGATACTTACCAATTTCGACAGCATACTTAGACACAAATTGACATTGTTCGCCAAAATTGAGTCTATTTAATGCTTCCATCACTAGTTTGGAAATATCACTATAAATATCAGAAATGTTTATGCCAACAGATGTCGCGTGCGCCACATCCTGTTTGACAGCTTCTAAAATTTGTTTGGCTGTAAAAGAGTCGGATTTAAGTAGCGCGGCTAAATGTTGGGGCGTGTAATCGAGCTGAATTGGTGCTGTTTGGATGCGATGGGGGAATGTCGCATTGGGAGACAGGATGAAGAATTTCTCAATCAGACTAGTTGCCGCTTTGGAGTTATGGATGCTGTAAAGTACGTCTAGAGTACCTGCATTCGAGCCGACAATTAGGACTTGACGTTGGGATGGCGATTCTAACTGCGCTAATGACTGGCAAAGTCGATCGATATTCTCGTCTAACGATGGCTCGTACATGTTATCGATGTAGCAAGGATCTGACTTTTGTCGATCGCCACTAACTCTTTCAAAAGCGATATTTGGCGGACTGCCGATCGCCAGCACTAGTTTATTTGTCACAAAGTAATGATTGGTTTCAGTTGCGACAAAATCTACTCGATAACCATCTGCAAGCTGTTGAACGTCGATCGCATCTGCGGTGAGGAGGTCGATCTCGATTAGCCCTTTAGCAGTTGCTGTTGCTAACAGATTTGCCATGCGTTCTTGCAGATACAACCCAAAGGTATGTCTGGGAATAAATAGATCGTCCCACTGACCTCGATCGATTGCATCGGCATTATCGCTCAGCCACTTAGCTGACATTTTGCCTTGGTTATATACCTGCGGATCGAAGATCGGAGCGCGATTTGCATTCAACCAGTCGATAAAATGTTCGCGTTCTAATTGCTGGGGAATGAACTCTTTGAGTGGGGAAATTAGTAATGAATTGCGTCCCGATCTTTTACCATATGGAATACCAGTCCAGAAATCACCAGACTTTTCAGTAACGACAATCTTAACTGGTCGAGCTTGATAATCGCCCAAATTAGCTCCTAATGCTACCGTCCGCTCTTCGACTGTAGACTGTTTCTCCAATAGTGAGATATAGTTAATTAGAGTATATGCTGACGAAATTCCAGCACCAATAATTGCTAAATCGTAACATTTATCTGCCGCTGTTGGCTGTTGCTGCGAATCGGTTAGCAAAATTAAGCCTGAATATTCCAAGGTCGCCATTTTTGGTAAGTATTTATACTATAAATTTAGTTTATTGTCTTTATCAATTTAGATACAAGCGACTACTTAGCCAGTCCGGAACTCTTGAGCAATCTTGCGGACAATATAGAAATTGATTTCGTTTTCGAGTGCTTTTTGCTTGGAAAGTCTAACATTGCTACACTCAATCATATCCTTTCTATTATTAGTCGATATCCGCTAAATCAGTGATTTTTAAGAATGTATGAACGAAAACTACAATCATCAATTGACAGAATCGAGTTCTCCACCCTCGTTTCTTAAATGCTCGATCGTGTCTGAGTAAATATTTTAGGCTCTGGGCAATTGAGAGCGATCGACTAGCAATCGATCGCTCTTATCGATCGCGATCGAATTACCAAACAACCTATAGCTAAAGCTTCTAACCGAC harbors:
- the thiO gene encoding glycine oxidase ThiO; translated protein: MENRSMQPGSEIIVIGGGAIGLATAIELRLLGAKVTILCKDFKSAAAHAAAGMLAPQAERIEPGAMLDLCLASRDLYPEWIGKIESISGVDSGYWPCGILAPSYIHEAPTSTAEPLAAKWLDTRSIHRYQSGLGESVVGGYYYPADGQVDNRALMRSLYVAAQAVGANFLEGVEVTNIHYTRRRVRYLETNRGQISAQHYILATGAWSQQLLPIPIVPRKGQMLSVVVPNAQRENLPLQQVLFGEDIYIVPRQDGKIIVGATSEDVGFAPHNTLQGVKQLMNHAMRLFPPLQNCSLHETWWGFRPATPDELPILGSSSAANLTLATGHYRNGILLTPITAKLIADLVWHKQADNLLAAFNWQRFEPG
- a CDS encoding FAD/NAD(P)-binding protein, which gives rise to MATLEYSGLILLTDSQQQPTAADKCYDLAIIGAGISSAYTLINYISLLEKQSTVEERTVALGANLGDYQARPVKIVVTEKSGDFWTGIPYGKRSGRNSLLISPLKEFIPQQLEREHFIDWLNANRAPIFDPQVYNQGKMSAKWLSDNADAIDRGQWDDLFIPRHTFGLYLQERMANLLATATAKGLIEIDLLTADAIDVQQLADGYRVDFVATETNHYFVTNKLVLAIGSPPNIAFERVSGDRQKSDPCYIDNMYEPSLDENIDRLCQSLAQLESPSQRQVLIVGSNAGTLDVLYSIHNSKAATSLIEKFFILSPNATFPHRIQTAPIQLDYTPQHLAALLKSDSFTAKQILEAVKQDVAHATSVGINISDIYSDISKLVMEALNRLNFGEQCQFVSKYAVEIGKYQRRAGGEYLDVVERAIAERKLELCKGKFVRYLPLTTGGCNCEYFDPEDRQQKVLDTPIGVVINCGGFQDVTTSSSPLIQNLIRRQICIPNESNRGFIIDKNFEASKNCYLMGPLVAGNIDGNFRVWHAESCQRIIGFSQNLATALLQSEQLDLPSVTLAPNPESANVLMNVA